A DNA window from Aestuariispira ectoiniformans contains the following coding sequences:
- a CDS encoding FkbM family methyltransferase gives MCQINYAENGVGNKVRTVTVEGRDYQVPDHGFWDRFDSWEPETRKIFRQIVKGGDTVLDIGAWIGPTVLFALSAGADRVIAVEPNPASRAMLERLINLNPGMGKKVTVVPMAVCNGPGYLHLGQPQGDSDSSLFGIGGRDIVVDCLSIIDLIERQGLKEISLIKIDVEGSEILLAEDFHQLGKRPGQNIHLSIHRPFWPRDSHPEALAHALAGYEIWDDRGQALTQADLHSRLVTTRSRPDWGTRHGNFFELRLRAR, from the coding sequence ATGTGCCAGATCAATTACGCGGAAAACGGTGTTGGAAACAAAGTAAGGACGGTCACTGTCGAGGGCCGTGACTATCAGGTGCCCGATCATGGCTTTTGGGACCGCTTCGATTCTTGGGAGCCGGAGACCCGGAAGATATTCCGGCAGATTGTAAAAGGCGGCGATACGGTTCTGGATATCGGCGCGTGGATCGGGCCGACAGTTCTGTTTGCGTTGAGCGCAGGCGCGGACCGTGTGATTGCCGTGGAACCCAACCCGGCCAGCAGGGCCATGCTGGAACGCTTGATAAATCTCAACCCCGGCATGGGGAAAAAGGTGACGGTTGTGCCAATGGCCGTTTGCAACGGTCCAGGCTATCTGCATCTCGGGCAGCCCCAGGGGGATAGCGACAGCAGTCTGTTCGGCATTGGAGGGCGGGATATTGTCGTGGACTGCCTGTCCATCATTGACCTTATCGAACGGCAGGGGCTGAAGGAGATTTCGCTGATCAAGATTGATGTGGAGGGAAGTGAAATCCTGCTGGCCGAGGATTTTCACCAGCTTGGCAAGCGTCCGGGGCAGAATATCCATTTGTCCATCCACCGGCCTTTCTGGCCCCGGGACAGTCACCCGGAAGCATTGGCGCATGCCCTGGCAGGCTATGAAATATGGGATGATCGTGGGCAGGCGCTGACCCAGGCCGATTTGCACAGTCGTCTGGTGACGACCCGGTCCCGGCCCGACTGGGGGACGCGGCATGGAAATTTCTTTGAACTGCGGCTGCGCGCCAGGTAA
- a CDS encoding cupin domain-containing protein, whose product MITFADIIAPISEEEFFASYYDKKPLYIPGQLEKFGHIMNWDALNRILNMSAYWSTATLQLVKDRERIPAAAYCETALGSTGQSTMRPNAKKVTDHLHAGASLVLNDIDTLTPEVAAVADALEKTLNGKAQSNLYCSWKQRQAFFSHFDTHDVYALHFEGEKTWRIYENRMPHPIRHSRFTSTGPDFDRENRGEVMMEITMKPGDFLYLPRGWYHDALASSSGTVHIAFGVTQVIGLDFVQAMTDVVVNDELFRKNFPRLEDGRNAVKKRIAALAEKFAKMAKDDQIIDAMTQFITDYHYDRGGFALPIESREIHFKTTDSSFNVQKNGPQKILVGRKGAVPIPPAIQDPVLWIVEKGNFARSDFTMAFSSLGIDALDNILADMKNMGIIAEV is encoded by the coding sequence ATGATTACATTTGCCGATATCATTGCCCCCATCAGCGAAGAGGAATTTTTCGCGTCTTATTACGACAAGAAGCCTCTCTACATTCCGGGGCAGTTGGAAAAATTCGGCCATATCATGAACTGGGATGCATTGAACCGTATCCTGAATATGTCCGCCTATTGGTCGACGGCCACCCTGCAACTGGTCAAGGACCGGGAGCGCATTCCGGCGGCGGCATACTGTGAAACGGCTTTGGGCTCCACCGGCCAGTCAACCATGCGTCCCAATGCAAAGAAGGTCACCGATCATTTGCACGCCGGGGCCTCGCTGGTGCTGAATGACATCGATACCCTGACCCCGGAAGTGGCCGCCGTTGCCGACGCATTGGAAAAAACCCTGAACGGCAAGGCGCAGAGCAACCTTTATTGTTCCTGGAAACAGCGGCAGGCTTTCTTTAGTCATTTCGACACCCACGATGTCTATGCCCTGCATTTCGAAGGGGAGAAGACCTGGCGCATCTATGAAAACCGGATGCCGCATCCGATCCGCCATAGCCGCTTTACCTCAACCGGCCCGGACTTTGACCGTGAAAACCGGGGAGAGGTGATGATGGAAATTACCATGAAACCCGGTGATTTTCTCTATCTGCCCCGTGGCTGGTATCACGATGCGCTGGCAAGCAGCAGCGGCACGGTGCATATCGCCTTTGGTGTTACCCAGGTCATCGGCCTGGATTTTGTGCAGGCCATGACCGATGTCGTCGTGAATGACGAATTGTTCCGGAAGAACTTCCCCCGGCTGGAAGATGGCCGCAATGCCGTCAAGAAACGGATCGCCGCACTTGCGGAGAAATTTGCAAAGATGGCCAAGGACGATCAGATCATCGACGCCATGACCCAGTTTATCACCGACTATCATTATGATCGGGGCGGTTTTGCCCTTCCCATCGAAAGCCGGGAAATTCATTTCAAGACGACGGATTCCAGTTTTAACGTCCAGAAGAACGGGCCGCAGAAGATTTTGGTCGGACGCAAAGGCGCCGTTCCCATCCCGCCGGCCATTCAGGACCCGGTGCTGTGGATCGTTGAGAAAGGCAATTTCGCCCGAAGCGACTTCACAATGGCCTTTTCGTCGCTGGGCATCGACGCATTGGACAATATTCTGGCCGATATGAAGAACATGGGAATCATTGCCGAAGTGTGA
- a CDS encoding porin, with the protein MKKILLGTSALALAALAAAPAVADSNVDGAKFKVSGSMDYYWRTSDNDGANVGGKGNEIKLHTPASEIHFDFNDVADNGLEYGARVEWRYSSGVDEAWMEFGGNWGTVYFGDQDGAVDGRQIAGASVLAKGLHDTGRWMSGLNLSSNDNDYDNVDSVGLVGESGDASKIYYETPSFSGFSVAASYTPDTSSSFGAGSSDDSGFQNVVEASARYDAEFNGVGLGLMVGALHGDAQSFDGNSATAGADLESDVAWLAGAKVDFAGFEVAAGYGDRGDNGCLKNTNCDMGKFYDLGVAYNFDALKVGAAYFHSELNQDGLGSDDELDTFGVEANYTVAEGLSTYAGVMWANSDDGDTANDDNDSTVFVIGTAMSF; encoded by the coding sequence ATGAAAAAGATTCTGTTGGGCACCTCTGCCCTCGCACTGGCAGCTCTCGCTGCTGCTCCGGCAGTTGCAGACTCCAACGTGGACGGCGCTAAATTCAAAGTAAGCGGTTCCATGGACTACTACTGGCGTACGTCTGACAACGACGGTGCAAACGTTGGTGGTAAAGGCAACGAAATCAAGCTGCACACGCCGGCTTCCGAAATCCACTTCGATTTCAACGATGTGGCTGACAACGGCCTGGAATATGGCGCACGCGTTGAATGGCGTTACAGCAGCGGCGTTGACGAAGCTTGGATGGAATTCGGCGGCAACTGGGGTACCGTATACTTCGGTGACCAGGACGGCGCTGTTGACGGTCGTCAGATCGCTGGTGCTTCCGTTCTCGCCAAAGGCCTGCACGACACCGGCCGTTGGATGTCCGGCCTGAACCTGAGCAGCAACGACAACGACTACGACAACGTTGACTCCGTTGGTCTCGTTGGTGAATCCGGCGACGCTTCCAAAATCTACTATGAAACCCCGTCCTTCAGCGGCTTCAGCGTAGCTGCGTCCTACACCCCGGACACCTCCTCCTCCTTCGGCGCTGGTTCCAGCGACGACAGCGGTTTCCAGAACGTTGTTGAAGCAAGCGCTCGTTACGACGCTGAATTCAACGGCGTTGGCCTGGGCCTGATGGTTGGCGCGCTGCACGGCGATGCACAGTCCTTCGACGGCAACAGCGCTACTGCTGGTGCTGACCTGGAAAGCGACGTTGCATGGTTGGCTGGTGCCAAAGTTGACTTCGCTGGTTTCGAAGTTGCTGCTGGCTACGGTGACCGTGGCGACAACGGTTGCCTGAAAAACACCAACTGCGACATGGGTAAATTCTACGACCTGGGTGTTGCTTACAACTTCGACGCTCTGAAAGTCGGCGCCGCTTACTTCCACTCCGAACTGAACCAGGACGGTCTGGGTAGCGACGACGAGCTGGACACCTTCGGTGTTGAAGCCAACTACACCGTTGCAGAAGGCCTGAGCACCTACGCTGGTGTTATGTGGGCTAACAGCGACGATGGCGATACCGCTAACGACGACAACGACTCCACCGTGTTCGTCATCGGTACGGCTATGAGCTTCTAA
- a CDS encoding DUF3576 domain-containing protein gives MEDRNDRLVREQGSFLGGDGLSLDLGGKKGGSDAGGVAVNSFLWRASLDTLSFVPLSQVDPFGGVIISDWYSPPETPEERFKLTVYVLTRQLRSDGIRVAVFKQARQFSGEWRNVKIDDKTATQLENAILTRARQMRISYEKAPD, from the coding sequence TTGGAGGACCGCAATGATCGGCTTGTCAGAGAACAAGGTTCTTTCCTTGGCGGGGACGGTTTATCCCTTGATCTTGGCGGCAAGAAAGGCGGCTCAGATGCAGGCGGCGTTGCCGTAAACAGCTTCCTCTGGCGGGCGTCTCTGGACACCCTGTCCTTTGTCCCCCTGTCTCAGGTTGATCCTTTCGGTGGCGTGATCATCAGCGACTGGTACAGTCCGCCGGAAACCCCGGAAGAGCGCTTTAAACTGACCGTCTATGTATTGACCCGCCAGCTTCGGTCCGACGGGATTCGTGTTGCAGTGTTCAAGCAGGCACGGCAGTTCAGCGGCGAATGGCGCAATGTAAAGATTGACGACAAGACCGCCACCCAGTTGGAGAACGCAATTCTGACCCGCGCACGCCAGATGCGGATCAGCTATGAAAAGGCACCGGATTAA
- the leuS gene encoding leucine--tRNA ligase, whose protein sequence is MSHYNFADVEAKWQDIWAEDKSFEVEVDRNKPKYYVLEMFPYPSGRIHMGHVRNYTLGDVIARYKNAKGFNVLHPMGWDAFGLPAENAAIDNNVHPAKWTRENVKAMRSQLSKLGLSLDWSREIATCEPNYYKHEQKMFLDFLKADLAYRKESWVNWDPVENTVLANEQVIDGKGWRSGAPVEKRRLSQWFLKITDYADELLQGIETLERWPDKVRIMQRNWINRSEGARVFFEIVGRDDRLEVFTTRPDTLFGASFCAVSANHPLAEELSKDNADLQDFIAECNRLGTSEEAIEKAEKLGYDTGLKVKHPFIEGHELPVYVANFVLMEYGTGAVFACPGHDQRDLDFARKYDLPVIPVVLPKDADADSFVIEDEAYTGEGSIFNSDFLNGLGVDEAKSAAIAKLKELGAGEGTITYRLRDWGVSRQRYWGCPIPIIHCENCGDVPVPDDQLPVELPEDVSFDKPGNPLDHHPTWKHVDCPKCGKAAQRETDTFDTFFESSWYFARFCDANNADAAFDRDKADYWLPVDQYIGGIEHAVLHLLYSRFFTRALKKCGYLSAEEPFAGLFTQGMICHETYQDENGKWLFPADVVKDGDKATHTDTGAPVMVGRSIKMSKSKKNVVDPEDIVQTYGADTARLFMLSDSPPDRDLEWTEAGVEGAWRYVNRLWRMITEPNGPVAPAGAEKPELSKDEDAILRLVHKTIDGISQDLEKFHFNRAVARIREFTNALGDVKGDSDGSAWIRRIGFETLVQILAPMVPHLAEELWHQLDHETKLTDQPWPEADKSLIVDDMVTIGVQVNGKLRATIELPRDIDKQEAEKVALAEENVIRALDGKEPRKVIVVPNRIVNVVA, encoded by the coding sequence ATGAGTCACTATAATTTCGCCGACGTGGAAGCGAAATGGCAGGATATTTGGGCCGAAGATAAAAGCTTTGAGGTCGAAGTCGACCGGAACAAGCCCAAATATTATGTCCTGGAAATGTTCCCCTATCCGTCGGGGCGCATTCACATGGGCCATGTCCGCAACTATACCCTGGGCGATGTGATCGCGCGTTACAAGAATGCCAAGGGCTTCAATGTCCTGCATCCCATGGGCTGGGATGCCTTCGGCCTGCCGGCGGAAAATGCGGCAATCGACAATAATGTTCATCCCGCCAAATGGACCCGCGAAAACGTGAAGGCCATGCGCAGCCAGCTCAGCAAGCTGGGCCTTTCACTGGACTGGTCGCGCGAAATTGCGACCTGCGAGCCGAATTACTACAAACACGAACAGAAGATGTTCCTGGATTTCCTCAAGGCGGACCTCGCTTATCGTAAGGAATCCTGGGTCAACTGGGATCCTGTTGAGAATACCGTACTTGCCAACGAGCAGGTGATTGACGGCAAGGGCTGGCGCTCCGGTGCGCCGGTGGAAAAGCGCCGCCTGTCCCAATGGTTCCTGAAAATCACGGACTATGCTGACGAACTGCTGCAGGGCATTGAAACCCTGGAACGCTGGCCGGACAAGGTCCGGATCATGCAGCGCAACTGGATCAACCGGTCCGAAGGCGCACGCGTATTTTTTGAAATCGTCGGCCGTGATGACAGACTGGAAGTCTTCACTACCCGCCCGGACACTCTCTTCGGGGCGTCTTTCTGTGCTGTTTCCGCCAACCATCCCCTGGCGGAGGAATTGTCCAAGGATAATGCGGACCTCCAGGACTTCATTGCGGAATGCAACCGCCTGGGGACCAGTGAGGAAGCCATCGAGAAGGCCGAAAAACTGGGTTATGATACGGGCCTGAAGGTCAAGCACCCCTTCATCGAAGGCCATGAACTGCCGGTCTATGTGGCTAACTTCGTGCTGATGGAATATGGCACAGGCGCGGTTTTCGCCTGCCCGGGCCACGACCAGCGCGACTTGGACTTTGCCCGCAAATATGACTTGCCCGTCATTCCGGTGGTCCTGCCCAAAGACGCCGATGCAGACAGCTTTGTCATTGAGGACGAGGCCTATACCGGCGAAGGCTCTATCTTCAATTCGGACTTCCTGAACGGTCTGGGCGTTGATGAGGCAAAGTCCGCCGCCATCGCCAAGCTCAAGGAGCTTGGGGCGGGTGAGGGAACTATCACCTACCGCCTGCGCGACTGGGGCGTCTCGCGTCAACGCTATTGGGGCTGCCCGATCCCGATCATTCACTGCGAAAACTGCGGCGACGTTCCGGTTCCGGATGATCAATTGCCGGTCGAACTGCCGGAAGACGTCAGTTTTGATAAACCTGGCAATCCACTGGATCACCATCCAACCTGGAAGCATGTGGACTGCCCGAAATGCGGCAAAGCGGCCCAGCGCGAGACGGATACTTTCGACACATTCTTCGAATCCTCCTGGTATTTCGCCCGTTTCTGCGATGCCAATAATGCGGACGCTGCTTTCGACCGGGACAAGGCGGACTATTGGCTGCCGGTAGACCAGTATATCGGCGGGATCGAACATGCGGTTCTGCATCTGCTGTATTCGCGCTTTTTCACACGCGCCTTGAAAAAATGCGGTTATCTGAGCGCTGAAGAACCATTCGCCGGTCTCTTCACCCAGGGTATGATCTGTCACGAGACCTATCAGGATGAGAACGGCAAATGGCTGTTCCCCGCTGATGTAGTGAAAGATGGTGACAAGGCCACTCACACCGACACTGGCGCGCCGGTTATGGTCGGTCGGTCCATCAAGATGTCCAAATCCAAGAAAAACGTGGTTGATCCGGAAGACATCGTACAAACCTATGGTGCCGATACGGCCCGTCTTTTCATGCTGTCTGACAGCCCGCCGGATCGTGACCTGGAATGGACCGAAGCCGGTGTGGAAGGGGCATGGCGCTATGTTAACCGCCTGTGGCGTATGATTACCGAGCCCAACGGGCCGGTGGCACCCGCCGGTGCGGAAAAACCCGAGTTGAGCAAAGACGAAGACGCCATTCTTCGCCTGGTCCATAAGACCATCGACGGCATTTCCCAGGATCTGGAGAAATTCCATTTCAACCGGGCCGTTGCGCGTATTCGCGAATTCACAAACGCCTTGGGTGATGTGAAGGGCGACAGTGACGGCAGCGCCTGGATTCGTCGTATCGGTTTCGAAACGCTGGTGCAGATTCTGGCGCCCATGGTCCCTCATCTGGCCGAGGAACTCTGGCATCAGCTCGACCATGAAACCAAGCTGACCGACCAGCCATGGCCGGAAGCGGATAAATCTCTGATCGTGGACGACATGGTCACGATTGGCGTTCAGGTAAACGGCAAGCTTCGCGCAACCATTGAACTTCCACGCGATATAGACAAGCAGGAAGCGGAGAAGGTGGCACTGGCCGAAGAAAACGTTATCCGTGCCCTGGATGGTAAAGAACCGCGCAAAGTCATCGTTGTGCCGAACAGGATCGTCAATGTGGTGGCGTAA
- the lptE gene encoding LPS assembly lipoprotein LptE — protein MWWRKLLASFVIAAGLTACGFEPLYGTSGDGGVGQSTEVLLSQVKIETIENRDGQILHNYLLDRLNPRGRPEKPRYFLSTALKTSTRSYGIRRDDTTTRAGLTVVAKFRLKNAEGKSITFSARRLSGYSKTDSEYSTLVAEKDALDRSLREIANDVRLRVGTYLKSGILN, from the coding sequence ATGTGGTGGCGTAAACTCCTTGCCTCATTCGTTATTGCTGCAGGTCTCACGGCCTGCGGCTTTGAGCCCCTTTATGGGACTTCCGGGGACGGTGGTGTTGGACAGTCGACGGAAGTCCTGCTCAGCCAGGTGAAGATCGAAACCATCGAGAATCGGGACGGGCAGATTCTGCACAACTATCTTCTTGATCGCCTTAATCCGCGCGGTCGACCGGAAAAACCGCGTTATTTTCTGTCAACAGCACTTAAAACCTCTACCAGGAGCTACGGCATTCGCCGTGACGATACTACGACACGCGCAGGCCTGACCGTTGTTGCGAAATTCAGATTGAAGAACGCAGAGGGCAAATCAATCACCTTCTCCGCACGTCGTCTATCCGGCTACAGCAAAACGGATTCGGAATATTCAACCCTTGTGGCGGAAAAGGATGCCCTGGACCGCTCGCTTCGGGAAATTGCCAACGATGTCCGGCTCAGGGTTGGTACGTATCTGAAATCCGGCATTCTGAACTGA
- the holA gene encoding DNA polymerase III subunit delta, translated as MKIAPRQIASFLKNPDPAVQCILLYGPDNGLVKERADQLTQQVVADPKDPFLVADLGNDVVKGDPARLGDEAAAMALTGGRRVVRIYDADDGIAATFKDFLKEPVGDALIVVSAGDLAAKSKLRQAFESAKTAGAAIPCYADDNMSLDGLIRSVFKERNIRIDEDAVQFLNAHLGADRGLSRGELEKLALYAGEGGKIALEDAVESVGDSSAYSIDTVVYAAAEGDSEVLDRTLGKLWEDGTNAVALLRSMTNHVIRLQQVMAQREAGKPLEAAIKGLRPPIFWKLESRFKNQLSLWNKPLSAMALKLLLQAEVDCKRTGIPDRITCARCLQQIAAVARRQRRR; from the coding sequence ATGAAGATCGCGCCCAGGCAAATAGCCTCTTTCCTGAAAAATCCTGATCCTGCTGTCCAGTGCATCCTGTTATACGGGCCTGATAACGGGCTTGTTAAGGAACGCGCAGATCAATTGACACAGCAGGTCGTTGCCGATCCTAAGGACCCTTTTCTGGTCGCAGATCTGGGCAATGACGTGGTCAAAGGTGATCCTGCGCGGCTGGGCGACGAGGCCGCGGCCATGGCGCTGACCGGGGGACGGCGGGTCGTCAGGATCTATGATGCCGATGACGGCATAGCTGCTACCTTCAAGGATTTCCTGAAAGAGCCGGTCGGGGATGCCCTGATCGTCGTGTCCGCAGGTGACCTTGCCGCGAAATCCAAGCTGCGGCAGGCGTTTGAAAGCGCCAAAACAGCCGGCGCTGCCATTCCCTGTTATGCCGATGACAATATGTCATTGGATGGGCTGATCCGGTCCGTCTTCAAGGAACGCAATATCCGCATCGACGAAGATGCCGTCCAGTTCCTGAATGCCCATCTGGGGGCGGACAGGGGACTGAGTCGGGGTGAGTTGGAGAAGTTGGCGCTCTACGCCGGGGAGGGTGGTAAAATAGCCCTGGAAGACGCTGTAGAGAGCGTCGGGGATAGTTCCGCCTATTCGATCGACACCGTTGTCTACGCCGCTGCAGAGGGTGATTCTGAGGTCCTGGACCGCACCCTGGGTAAGCTTTGGGAGGACGGGACCAATGCCGTTGCCCTGCTGCGAAGCATGACCAACCATGTCATCCGCCTGCAGCAGGTCATGGCCCAGCGCGAGGCGGGTAAACCGCTGGAAGCAGCTATAAAGGGATTGCGGCCGCCGATCTTCTGGAAACTCGAGAGCCGCTTCAAGAACCAGCTATCCCTTTGGAACAAGCCGCTGTCGGCAATGGCGTTAAAGTTATTGTTGCAGGCGGAAGTGGACTGCAAGCGAACCGGCATTCCCGACCGGATTACCTGTGCACGCTGCCTACAGCAAATCGCCGCCGTTGCACGGCGGCAACGACGGCGATAG
- a CDS encoding ParB/RepB/Spo0J family partition protein, translating into MMAADEGKRRASLGRGLSALLGDDIAAAAATPTGEDTVDEALSAEALRQSKTIPIEFLKPNPDQPRKRFDDSAIDGLVNSIQEKGILQPILVRQHPSEPNAYEIVAGERRWRAAQRAQLHEVPVIVKDLSDSDTLELALIENIHREDLTPLEEAEGYQRLIDEFQHTQEALAKVLGKSRSHIANSMRLLGLSDEIKSMLDDGLLSAGHGRALIGVPNAEELAHEVIARGLNVRQTEQLAQEGKKGDKKALKKIGKKLNRDPNVEALEQSLSNNLGMKVQIASKGEKGKLTIQYENLDQLDDIIERLNEEMGATGNVVEM; encoded by the coding sequence ATGATGGCAGCAGACGAAGGTAAACGGAGAGCAAGTTTGGGACGTGGGCTATCCGCCCTCCTCGGGGATGATATCGCCGCCGCCGCGGCTACGCCGACCGGTGAAGATACTGTTGATGAAGCCCTTTCGGCAGAGGCCCTCAGGCAGTCGAAGACCATTCCGATTGAATTTCTGAAACCCAATCCGGATCAGCCGCGTAAACGCTTTGACGACAGTGCGATCGACGGACTGGTCAATTCGATCCAGGAAAAGGGTATCCTGCAGCCGATTCTGGTGCGTCAGCACCCGAGCGAGCCGAATGCCTATGAAATCGTTGCCGGCGAACGCCGCTGGCGTGCGGCACAGCGGGCGCAGCTTCATGAAGTGCCGGTTATCGTCAAGGATTTGTCGGATTCCGATACGCTCGAACTGGCGCTGATTGAAAATATTCACCGTGAAGACCTCACCCCGCTTGAGGAGGCGGAAGGCTATCAGCGGTTGATTGATGAATTCCAGCATACCCAGGAGGCGCTGGCCAAGGTTCTGGGCAAGAGCCGCAGTCATATCGCCAACTCCATGCGCCTGCTTGGCCTGTCCGATGAAATCAAGAGCATGCTGGATGATGGCCTGTTGTCCGCCGGGCATGGCCGTGCCCTGATCGGTGTGCCCAATGCAGAAGAACTGGCGCATGAGGTCATCGCCAGGGGATTAAACGTTCGGCAAACGGAACAATTGGCCCAGGAAGGCAAGAAGGGCGATAAGAAGGCCCTCAAAAAGATTGGCAAAAAGCTTAACCGCGATCCCAATGTCGAAGCGCTGGAACAAAGCCTTTCCAATAACCTGGGCATGAAAGTTCAGATTGCATCCAAGGGCGAAAAAGGCAAATTGACGATCCAGTATGAAAATCTGGATCAGTTGGACGATATCATAGAGCGCCTGAATGAAGAGATGGGCGCGACCGGTAACGTCGTAGAGATGTAA